ACGGACTTAGTTCGGCTGGCTTAGCCCGGGGCTCGCGCCACTGCTTCCAGGCAGCCAGCTTCCCCACCTGTTCCGGGAGCGTCCGCCGTCAGCTCAGGGAGTCCTCCCGCGCTACCTGCCCCCGGCCCGGAATCGTGGCGGAATGAGGAGGTGCGTGAGTGCGAGCCGAAGCCTCTCAGCCGACTCCCGGGTGGATGGCCCGTGGCGCATCCTCCCATCAGCGCCAGTGCCACCAGGGCCAGCAGGACCGGAATGGGATGCCAGCCCGTCCGGAAGGAAACCGTCATCCTGAAATCACACGGGGAGACGGGTTCGCCCGTCAAGCCACCAGATGGGGCCAGGCGGTCGACTTCCAGGGGTCAGGTCTTCTGCCGCTGCACCCTCGCCACCAGCCGACGCAGATCCTCGTTCGCCCTCACGTACTCCGTGCGGCTCTTCTCCTCGGAGAGCTGCTTCTCCAGCGCGGGCAGCGCGCTCTTCACCTGGGCCGCTGCCTCCTTCGTGTCCTCCACCAGCCACTCCACGCCGAGGATGAGCGCCATCCGCGTGTCCGGATCCTTCTCCGTCATCCGCCCCAACAGCGCTCCCACGTGCGCCGCCGTCTTGCCTCGGCCCACCTCCAGCGCCGCGCGCTCCAGCACACCCTTGTCCGTGTCCTGCAGCTTCTTCGCCCAGCAGCCCGCGTCCGCCCCGCACGCCTTCGCCGCCTCCAGCCTCTTGCCATGCCGGGCAATCGTCTCCGCCCGCTTCTTCCCCAGCGCCGCCGGGTCGCCACAGCCCTCGCCGCCCGACTCCTCGCACTCGGCCGCCGTCTTCGCCAGCTCCGCCGCCGCCAGCTTCTCCACCGCCGGCAATTCCCTCTCATCCCCCAGCATCGTCAGCGCCTCGATGGCCGCCTCGCGCGCGTACCAGTCCCCCTGGCCCGCCGCCTTCTCCAACGCCGGTAGCGCCTCGCGTCCTCCCAGCCTTTTCAGCGCGTGCGTGTACTCCCTCCTCAATCCCGCGTCCGGCTCGGACACCAGCGCCGTCAGCGGCTTCACCGCCGCCGCCGAGCGCATCCTCGCCAGCGCGTCCGCCGCTCGTGCCCTCACGCCCGCCTGGATGCGCGGATCCTCGTTCTTGAACGCCAGTTGTTGCAGCAGTGCGCTCTCCGCCCGGCGCTCGCGCAGGTCTCCGAGAATCTCCGCCGCCTTGAAGGAATAGCTCGCCGGGTTGATGCCATTCTTCCGCACCCATTGCGTCAGCTCGGTGTCCTTGCCCTCTAGCGCCGCGAGCAGCGCGTCCGCCGCCGGTTGGCCCAGCTGGAAGAGCGAGAACGAGCTCTCCACGTAGAAGGACACCCCCCGGCGCTCCTTCGTCAGCGTCCGCATCAGCGCCGGTATCGCCCTCGCGTCCCCGATACGCCCCAGCGCCTCGATCGCCTTGCGGTTCAGGAAGGGCTCCACCCCCTCGTCCGTGGCCAGTTGCACGAGTGGCTCCACGGCCTCGGAGACGCGCATGCGCCCCAACGCCTCCACCGCCTCGATGCGCGTGTAGTTGTCCCGCGCGGTCAACAGTTTCAACAGCACCGGCGCGGCCTTCGGGTCGCCAATCTCTCCCAACGCCGCCGCCAGTTCCTTGTTCAACAGGTTCGTGGCCGAGTCCGAGGCTCCCACGTCCACCGCGCTCTCCAGCGGGCCCACCGAGGCCGGGTTCTTCATGTCTCCCAGTGCCCTGGCCACCGCCGCCTTCACCTCGGGCTTCCTCTCCGAGGCGAGATGCTCGTGCAGCATGGGAAGGAAGCGCGCGTCGAGGTGGCCCGAGCTGCGCAGTGTCTCGATGACCCGCACCTTGTCCTGGGGCCTCCGGGCCTTGCCCAGGGACTTCTCCCAATGGTCCGGAGAGGTCGGATCCACCTTGCACCCGGGCAGGATGAGAAGGAGCGCGAGCGTCAGGCTCGAGGCGGTGAGTAGGCGAATCATGGGGCCCCCCGTTGCTGGTTGCGGGTTGAAAACGCTTTTCGTGTAAACCCGTCCTGTCGGAATGCGCAAACCGACCCCGGAGATTGGAGTACGCTGCTCAACGCCATGTCCGTCGATACTCAACCTTCCACCCGCCCTCATGTCGTGCGCCGGAAATACCTGCTCGATGCCGGATTCCAACTCCGGTACATCCTCCGGCTCGCCGCCCTTGGCGGAGGCGGGGTGCTGCTCGTCGGTGTGCTCGCGTACCGGGCGCATATGTCCTTGCTGCGCAACCCCACCCCCATGGCCGTGGTCACCAGTGGCGAGACGCTGCTGTGGCTCACCGGACTGGGCGCGCTGGGCGTGGCGGGGGTGCTGGCCCTCTTCGGGCTCGTGCTCACCCACCGCGTGGCCGGCCCCGTCTATGTGATGAGCCTCTACATCGCGACGCTCGCCGCTGGCCGCTACCCGCGCATGCGCCCCCTGCGCCAGAAGGACGAGCTGCGCGGCTTCTTCGACCGCTTCAGCGAGGCGGTGGACCGCATCCGCGAGCGCGAGGCCGAGGAGGCGCGGCTGCTCTCCGAGGTCATCGACACCCTGGGGCCGCTGGCCACCACCCAGGACGCTCAGGCCGCGCTCAGCATCCTCGGCTCCATCCGTGCCCGCAAACGTCAGGCCATCGAAGGTCCCACCTCGGGTGCGCTGAAGTCCGTTGCCTGACGCGCCCCGGTGCAGGAGAAGAGTCCCCCGATATGACCCGTCCCCGTATCGTCTTCATGGGCACGCCCGAGTTCGCCGTGCCCTCCCTGGCCGCCCTCTTCGACATCGGAGACGTGGTGGCCGTCGTCACCCAGCCCGACAAGCCCAAGGGCCGCGGTCAGGCGCTCTCCATCTCCCCGGTGAAGGCCTACGCGCTCGAGCGCGGTGTGCCCGTGCTCCAGCCCCAGAAGCTGCGCACGCCCCCCTTCTCCGAGGAATTGCGCAAGCTCAACCCGGACGTCGCCGTGGTGACGGCCTACGGGAAGATCCTGCCCAAGGACCTGCTGGAGACGCCGGCCAGGGGGTGCCTCAACGTGCACGCCTCGCTGCTGCCGCGCTTCCGGGGCGCCGCCCCCATCCAGTGGGCCATCGCCCATGGGGACAAGGAGACGGGCGTGGCGCTGATGGTGATGGACGAGGGCCTCGACACCGGACCGGTGCTGGCGGAGAAGCGTCTGCCCATTGCCCCTGACGAGACGAGCGCCACCCTGCACGACAGACTTTCCAAGCTGGGCGGAGAGCTGTTGCGAGAGTGCCTGCCCGCGTACCTGCGCGGCGAGCTGAAGCCGGTGCCGCAGCCTTCGGAGGGCATGGTGCTGGCCCCCATCATCAAGAAGGAGGAGGGGAAGCTCGACTTCACGCGGCCCGCGGTGGAGCTGGAGCGGCGGCTGCGCGCCTTCACCCCGTGGCCGGGCGCCTTCACCTCCCTGGATGGGAAGGTGTTCAAGGTGCACCGGGCGAGGGTGGGGGAGGGGCGTGGTGAGCCGGGGACGGTGCTGTCCGCGGGGCCGCAGGGGCTGGAGGTGGCGTGCCGGGAGGGCTCCCTGGTGCTGCTGGAGGTTCAGCCCGAGGGCAAGCGGGTGATGGCGGCGGGCGAGTTCCTCGCGGGCCACAAGCTGGCGCCGGGCAGCCGGCCCTTCGATACCTAGGAGAGGACGCGGAACATGGGCAAGAGGCTGTTGGTGCTGCACGGACCGAACCTGAACCTGCTGGGCGAGCGGGAAGGCCGGCAGGGCGGAAGGCTCGCGGACCTCGATGTGGCGCTGAATGCCCGGGCCTTGGAGCTGGGGCTGGAGTTGAAGGTGGTGCAGTCCAACCACGAGGGCGTCCTCATCGACACCCTGCACGCCGAGCGCTCCCAGCTGGACGGCGTGGTGGTGAGCCCCGCTGGCCTCTTCGGCTCGTACCCGCTCATGGAGGCGCTGGAGGCGGTGGGTGTGCCCGCCCTCGAGGTCTACCTGGAGCGGCTCGGTGACCGGGAGTCCGTGGTGGCCGAGGCCTGCGTCGCCACCATCGAGGGACAGGGCTTCCACTCATACATCGAGGCGCTCGAGCGCTTCGCGAGCGGCGATCTCACCGGCGAGCCGGAGGACTCCGGGGACGAGGCGTCGGAGGACGAAGAGGTCGAGGATCCCTCGGGGCCGGTGAAGACGCTCGGCCGCCGGCAGGCGACGCCTCCGGAGAAATCCCTGGCCGTGTCGCCCTCGAGGGCGCTGGCCCGCTCTCCGGGCGGCGCCACCAAGACGCTGGGCCGCAAGGTGGAGGCTCCGGCCGAGCCCGTCCCTCCCCAGAAGACACTGGGCCGCAAGGTGAAGGGCGCGCAGGACACGCCCGCGGCGGACTTCCTCTCCCGGGCCCTGGTGCGGCAGAAGATCGCCGACCGGCTCGCGGGCCGGATGACGCCCTCGGAGCTGGCCTCCTGGGCGCGCGCGAAGTGGACCGAGGTGCAGCTCGGGGCCGCCGCCGAGAGTGGTTACCGGGACATGTTGGAGGACTGCCTGCAGCGCCTCACGCTCTCCACCCTGCCCGTGAGCAAGCTGTCGGACTCGGAGCTGGTGGACATGATGACCCGGTTGGAAGGGTAGGAAGAGAAGGATGAACGCGCGCGCCATCGCCATCCAGGTCCTGAGCCGTGTCCGGGCCACGGATGCGTACCTCAACGTCGTCCTCGACACGGTGCTCTCGGAGTCGCCGCCAGCGGATCCCCGCGACACGGGGCTCATCACCGAGCTCACCTACGGCTCCACCCGGCGCCAGCTCGCGCTGGACTACGCCATCACCCGCTTCGCGGACCGCAAGCTGGACGCGCTGGAGGACAAGGTGCTCGCCGCGCTGCGCGTGGGGGCCTACCAGCTCTTCTACACGCGGGTGCCCGCGCGCGCGGCGGTGGCGGAGACGGTGCAGGCGCTCAAGGACGTGGGGCTGGTGCGCGCGGCGGGTTTCGTCAACGCCATCCTGCGCAAGCTGTCCTCACTGCCCTCGCAGCCGCTGCCTCCGGAGAGCGATGAGCTCGAGTACCTGTCCGTGCGCGAGAGCCATCCGCGCTGGCTGGTGGAGCGCTGGGTGCGCCAGTTCGGCCGCGAGCGCGCCGAGGCGATGCTCACCGCCAACAACCAGACCCCCGCGGTGGTGATTCGCGCGAACACCTCGAAGGTGACGCGCGACGCGCTGCTGGAGCAACTGCGGGAGACGGGGCTGGAGGTGCGGCCCTCCGCGGTGTCGCCGGTGGGCATCGTGCTGCCTCCGCTGGGGCGGTTGGAGGACGTGTACGGCTACGCCGAGGGCCTGTGGCAGGTGCAGGACGAGGCGGCGCAGCTGGTGGGCGTGTATGGCGACATCCCGGAGACGGCGCGGGTGCTGGATGCCTGCGCGGCGCCGGGCGGCAAGGCGTGCCACCTGGCCGAGAAGCACGAGGTGGTGGCCGTGGACCTGCACGCGAACAAGCTGCGCAAGATCGAATCCGAGGCGAAGCGGCTGGGCCTCTCGGCGCGGCTGAAGGCCCAGGCGCACGATGCCTCGCAGCCCTTCCCGGAGGAGTGGGGCGAGTTCCACGCGTTGCTGGTGGATGCGCCGTGCTCGGGGCTGGGGACGCTGCGGCGGCACCCGGAGCTGCGCTACCGGCGCAAGCCGGAGGACATCGGCCGGCTGGCGGTGTTGCAGCGGCGCATCCTGGAGAACTGCCAGGAGTCGGTGCCTCCCGGAGGGCTGCTGGTGTACGCGGTGTGCACGTCGGAGCCTCAGGAGGGGCAGGATCAGGTGGAGATGTTCCTGCGCAGCCACCCGGAGTGGACGGCGGAGCCGCCGGTGCTGCACGAGTCGGTGAAGCTCCCGCTCACCCAGGCGTACCTGCGCACGCTGCCGGGCCCCGAGGGCTGGGACGGCTTCTTCGCCGCGCGCCTGCGCAAGCTGTACTGAGCGTCAATGGGGCTCGGGCTGCCCGGACTCGTAGTTCGGCGGCGGTGGAGGCGGGAGTGACGGCAGGGATTTCAGCACGGGCCGCAGCGCTCGCAGCGCCTCGGTGACGCAGCCGAACCGGCTGCCGGGGGCCGCCTCCGTGGCCCGCTCCACCCAGTGCTCCCAGAGCCCCTTCCACGCTCCGTCCCGCCGGGTGGCCAGCATGTCCCTGACGATGAGGCCGAAGGAGAAGACATCGGCGGAGGAGGGCAGGGCGCTCGGGCGCTCCGACTCGGGGGCCACGTAGTCCTCACCCAGCTGGGGGGACTTCAACCAGTCGTGTCCGCGCTCCCTCCGGAACGACTCCAATCCCAGGTCGAGCATGGACAGCCGCATGCCCTGGGGCGAGGGGGCGACGAACAGCCGCGAGGGCCGCAGCCGTCCATGGACGACGCCCGCGGCATGGGCGGTGGCGAGCGCCCGCGCCAGTTGCTCCGCCAGGGAGTGGAGGATGGGGAGGTCGAGCCCCACCGGATGCAGCCCGCCCAGCGCCGAGGGCAGCGACTCTCCGTGCCGCCACTCGCGCACCAACCAGAGCGCTTCACGCGCTGCGTCGAAGCCGACGTCCTCCACGGGCGGGAAGGTGGCCACCCCCAACCGGTCGCCCGCGCGCACGGCCTGCTCGAAACGCTCCAGCTCATCGGGAACCGGAGCCCGGAGCGCACGCCACAGGGTGAGCCGCCGGGCCGTCCCTCCACCGGTCGGCTCGACCCGAAACTCCGAGCCGGGCTCGTCACCGAGGGCCAGACGGACGATGCGCCACTTTCCTCCGATGACGTCACCTGTGGTCAGTGCGCTCATGTCACTGGAGTGTAGACGGATTGGCCGCGCGGTCCCCGGGGGGCCCTCTCTCGTGTCGTCCATCCTCCAACAGGAGGCGGATACCCGGGATCCACGGGGTTCGAGCGAATTCCCCGGAGACTCCGGGCGGGTGGTACGCGGCGTGTCTTGACCCGCTGGTGGTGGGCCCCACAATGACAGTTCCCGAGGAGCGGGGATGAGCGGGGACTCTCGTGTGCGAAGTAGCGGAGACGGGCTCACAGCAGGAGTTGGAGCAGCGGCTGGCCCTGGTCGGGCCCAAGGACACCCTGCACGGTTTCTTCTTCAACGGCGCGCTGAAGGTGGTGCGGGGTCTGGGTGACGCGGTGGTGCTGGGCCACTGCATCCAGGCCGCCGGAGGCGACAGGTTCAGCGCCTTCTTCCACTACCCCGTCGGCTCGCTCACCCGGTTGCTCTATGCCGCCGCATGGGCGCTGAGCGAGGCGCACGGAGGTTTCGACGCGGCGATGCGGTACCTGGGCTCCCAGGTGGTGCCGGACTACCTGGAGTCCTCGGCGGGGCGCGTCCTGGTGAAGCTGGCCGGAGGGGGACCCAAGCAGCTGCTCCACAGCCTTCCCTCGGTCTATCGGACGTCGGTGCAGCACGGCGAGTGCGCGGTGCGGTGGACGGGCTCGAACGCCGGCGTCCTCCAGCTCGCGGGCAACATCCTGCCCTCGGCGTATGTCGAGGGAGCGACGCGGGGCGTCTTCGACTCCCTGCGGATGCCGAACGTGAAGGTGTCCGGGAAGCAGGTGAGCCTGAGCCACTCGGAGATGGAGATCTCCTGGTAGGCGGCGCCGGTAGCCGCCCGTCTGGTCTCCGGGGAGGCGTGCACGGGCGGGCAGAAGCGGTGCGCGGGCGCTGTTCGGAGCGCGTTTCGCGAGGAGTCACATGCGTCGAGTGGTCGAGCTGACGGAGTTGGATGGAGGCCTGGGGCCCCGGGTGCTGATGCTGCCCGGGTTGGGAGCACGTGGCTCGGGCTTCCGGGCGCTCGCCGAGCGGCTGTCGGAGGTGGCCCGGCCCGTCCTCGTCGAGTACCCGGAAGGGCGTCACGCGGCCTGTGGCGCGGGGGCGCTCGCCCGCCAGGTGCTCACGGCCGCCGGAGCGGTGGACGCCGTGGTGGCCAGCTCCTTCGGGGGCATGGTGGCCGGGCACCTGGCCGCGGCGGGGGCCGTGCGCGGCGTGGCCTTCCTCGGCTCCTTCACCCGGACCGAGCACCTGGGGCTGCGTGGCAACGCCATCGCCCTGATGGGGCCCATCGCCGTCCTGGGACGCCCCGGCCCCTTCACGGCGGCCCTGGCCTCGTGGAAGCCCATCCCGAAGGCGCGCGTGCCCGAGGTGGTGCCCACCACCACCCTGGAGCGGATGACCACGCTCCACCGTGCCTTCGCCATTCGTGGTGAGCCGCCTCCGCCGGAGCTGCGCGGGCTGCCCGTCTCGTGCCTGTGCATCCAGGGAGACCGCGATGTGCTGGTGCCCGCGTCCACGATGGAGCGGCTCGCGGCCTCGCTGCCTCCGGGCACGCCCCGGCACCTGCTGCGCGGGGCGGGCCACGTGCCCTACTTCACGCACCCCGAGGCGTGCGCGCGGCTGCTGACGCCGTGGTTGGACGCGCTGGCGCCCGCCCACGGCATCGAGACGGCCGCCTAGCCCTCGTCGCTCGTGGCCTCGGCCAGCTTGAAGGCCTCGAGCACCGCGGCCGAGGCGCGGTCCAGGTACTTGCCCTTGCGGATGAGCAGGCCGATGGGCCGCGACACCGGGCCCTCGGCGAAGGGCTTGGACACCAGCGTACCCTGCGCCACCTCGGCCGACACCGTGGCCATGGGGAGGATGGCCACGCCGATGCCCATCTCCACCGCGCGCTTGATGGTCTCGACGTTGTCGATCTCCATCACCGGGTTGAGGTCCAGGTTCTTCTCGCGGAAGAGCCGGTCCAGCGCCTTGCGCGTGGGGGCCTCGCGGTCGAAGGCGATGAAGGGCACGCCCGAGAGCGCCGTGAGGCTCACCTTCGCCTTGGTGGCGAACGGGTGGTTGGGCGAGCACACCACCGCCAGCTTGTCGTCGCGGAACGGGTGGATGTCCACGCCCGCGCGCGGCTGCGGGTAGGCCACGATGCCAATCTCCGCCGCCCCCAGGATGACGTCGTCGTACACCTGGTCGTTGCGCCGGTAGTTCAGGCGCATGTTCACCTTGGGGTGCGTCTTCAGGAGCTGCTTCTGCACGTTGCGCAGCTCGTGCAGGCCCACCGAATAGATGGTGGACACCGTCGTGGTGCCCGCCACCTCCGTGGACTGCTCGCGAATCTCGTTCTCCACCTCCGCGAAGCGGGCGAGGATCTCCTTGCACCCGCGGAACAGGCGCTCGCCCGCCGGCGTCGGCGTCACCTGGCGCGCGCTGCGCGACAAGAGCTTCTGCTCGTAGCGGTTCTCCAGCGCGCGGATCTGCTGGCTCACCGCCGACTGCGTCACGTGGTTGAGCTGCGCGGCCCGCGAGAAGGAGCCCGTCTCCACCACGTCACAAAACATCTTCAAGGATTCAAGCTGCATAAGAGGGCGCCTCTCCTAACTGAAGCCTTATGCCGAGGCTAGAGCTAATTAGCCTGTCTACGTCTCGTCGGCAAAACCACTAACCCGGCTTGCCTGTCCGGATGCTTGACGGAGGAGGGGAAAGCGGCCCTCGCTAGGCGTCCGGGCGCATGCGCGAGCGCATCAGCACCACCACGGCCACCGCGAGCGCCAGCAGCGCGGCCCCCGCGACACTCTGCGTGCGGCCGACCTCGATGGCCGTGTCCCGCATGAAGCCGCACTCCATCTCCGACAGCTCCGCGCAGTCCGACGGCGCCAGGCGCGTCCTCAACCCTTGGATCAGCAAGAAGAGCCCGCCCAGCATCATGCCGCCACTCAGCCCCAACAGGGCCGCGCGGCTCACGCCGCCGCGAGTTCCCTGGGGCTTGGAGTCCATCCCTGGTTGCATGGGGGGTGACGCTACCGCCACGTGGGCCAATGCGCCACATCCCGCGTATGCTCCGCGCCCATGCGAATCCTCTACGGTGTCGTCGGCGAAGGCATGGGACACGCCACCCGCTCCCGTGTGCTGCTCGAGGAGCTCATCAAGGAGCACGAGGTCCACATCGTGGTCTCCGGGCGCGCCAAGGACTACCTGGCCAGGCGCTTCGAGAACGTGCACGGCATCTGGGGCTTCACCCTGGCCTACGAGGGCAACTCGGTGAAGAAGTGGCAGACGGTGCTCCAGAACGTCTCCGGGGCCGTCAAGGGCTGGCCGCACAACATCCGCCAGTACTTCGAGCTCGTCGAGGACTTCAAGCCGGACGTGGTGGTGAGCGACTTCGAGAGCTTCAGCTACTTCTTCGGCCGCAACCACCGGCTGCCCGTCATCAGCGTGGACAACATGCAGATCATCAACCGCTGCAAGCATGACTCCGCGCTGCTCTCCGGCTGGGAGGACGCCTTCGAGGGCACCCGCGCCATCGTGAAGTCCAAGCTGCCCGGGTGCTTCCACTACCTCGTCACCACCTTCTTCTACCCGCCCGTCCGCAAGGAGCGCACCACCCTCCTGCCCTCCATCCTCCGGCCGGAGATCCTCTCGGCGAAGTCCGAGCCCGGCGAGCACCTGCTCGTCTACCAGACCTCCACCACCAACACCGCCCTGCCGGAGATCCTCAAGAAGAGCGGGCTGCCATGCCGCGTCTACGGCCTGCGCCGGGATATCACCGAGGACCTCCAGGACGGCAACCTCACCTACCGCCCCTTCAGCGAGCAGGGCTTCATCGATGACCTGCGCACCGCCCGCGCCGTCGTGGCCGGCGGCGGCTACACGCTCATGAGCGAGGCCGTCTACCTCCACAAGCCCATGCTCTCACTGCCCGTGGGCGGCCAGTTCGAGCAGGTGCTCAACGCCCTCTACCTGGAGAAGCTGGGCTACGGCATGTACGCGCCCGAGCTCACGCTCGAGGGGCTCCGCGAGTTCCTCCAGCGCGTCCCCAGGTGCCAGGAGGCGCTGGAGGGCTATCAGCAGGACGGCAACGTGAAGATGATCGAAGCCCTGCGCGAGCAGATCGCCCTCGCCGCCGAGTACAAGGGCCGCTGGTGGGAGGAAGTCGAGCAGGCCGACCCCTCCAAGGCGTGAGCCGTCCTCCTACTTGCGGCAGCTCAGGGCGATGAGCAGCGGGTTCTCCTGGTACTCCCGCCAGAAGTCCTCGCCGAACCTGGCGAGCGCCTCGGCGGGAACCTCGAAGGGGTGCCAGGCCACCTCCCGGAAGCCCGCCTCCGCCAGCACCGATTCGTAGGTGGCCGCGGACCAGCGGAAGTACTCGACCTCCGCGGGCGGCTCCGTCCGGAACCGCGCGCGGCAGATGTGGCGGCCGTCCTCGTACCGCTCGCTCATGACCTCGAAGCCGTACTTCGCCCAGTTCGACTTCCCCAGGTCGAACGCCGGATCGATGGTGCAGGCGATGAAGCGGCCTCCCTCCTCGAGGTTGGTGTTGGCACTCCTGCACATCCCCAGCAACTCCTCCCGCGTGCTCGCGTAGTTCAGCAGGTAGACCGCCGTCACCAGATCGAAGCCGTCCAGCCGCGGCAGCTTCGCCGCGTCGAAGACGTGGTACTTGATTCCCTGCCGGTGCTCCTGCTCCTTCCTCCTCGCGAGCTGGACCATCTCCGGCGAGATGTCCACTCCCTCCACACGCTCCGCTCCGTGCTCCTTCAGCATCCGCGTGTAGTGGCCCGCTCCGCACGCCAGGTCCAGCACGCTCTTCCCTCTCAGGTCTCCCACCAGCTTCAGGAACGTGTGCCTCTCCGGTATCGGCAGCGGCGCCTTGTTCTTGAACTCCTCGTACTTGCTTCCCACGTTGTCGTACTGCTCCGCCATGTGCTCTCCCTCGGGCTGGGTGCTCCCGGATCGGGCGCAACGCTGGCAGGGGCCGTGGGCCCTGTCTTTCTTTCCTGGTGGGGGACTCGGGTTCCTCTGTGTAGACCCTCACCCCGGCCCTCTCCCAGAGGGAGAGGGTGTTGACTCGGTGACAACCCGGGAGGGCTCGGTACCCTCACCCCGTCCCTCTCCCGGCGGGAGAGGGGTGTTGGGTGGGGTGGGGCTCAGTGCAGCAGCTCTTCGTTGTTCTTCTGCGCAGCACGTCTTGTCAGCTGCGTTACCCAGGAACGCGTGAGCGGTGTCTCGCTGTCCCGGCCCCGGTGCCGGTCCGTGCTGCTGTCCTGCGGCATCATCCGGTTCACGTGCGCCAGCAGCGCCGCCGTCAGGCCCGGTGCCAGCGTCCGTGCCAGCGCCGCCACCTTCGCCGGCATGCCGATCAGCGCCTCCGCGTCTCCCCTCCGGCACGCCTCGAC
This genomic interval from Archangium lipolyticum contains the following:
- a CDS encoding class I SAM-dependent methyltransferase, yielding MAEQYDNVGSKYEEFKNKAPLPIPERHTFLKLVGDLRGKSVLDLACGAGHYTRMLKEHGAERVEGVDISPEMVQLARRKEQEHRQGIKYHVFDAAKLPRLDGFDLVTAVYLLNYASTREELLGMCRSANTNLEEGGRFIACTIDPAFDLGKSNWAKYGFEVMSERYEDGRHICRARFRTEPPAEVEYFRWSAATYESVLAEAGFREVAWHPFEVPAEALARFGEDFWREYQENPLLIALSCRK